AAATGTTCCGTTCCAACATAGTTATGTTCTAAAATCCCTGCTTCTTCATTTGCAGATTCAAAAGATTTTTTTACTCTTCCTGTAAGCGCGGGATCTCCGTACACTTGGATTTCAGGTCCATAGCCGATTAAGCGTTCTACTTCTTGTCGAGCAATATCGAAATCTATCCCGAGGTTACGTAAGACATTTACAGCTACGCCTTGGCCTAATTTTAGCAGTCCTAGCAAAATATGCTCAGTCCCTAGATAGTTGTGATTTAAACGCTGGGCTTCTTTTTTAGCTAATTTGATAACTTGCTTAGCTCTATTAGTAAACTTCTCAAACATAAAAACCTAAAAGACGGGCTAGAACTTTCCTTAAGCAAAGCATATACGAAATTTAAAATAATGATGCAACTCTTCGATCTAGTTAGAGGAAAAAGGAGGTAATTTTTGAAATGTACTGGAAAATAGTACACAAACTTTCAAATATGATACAATAGCTTCGCTTTTTAAGAGCGAAGTAGCATCTTTCTATAAAGTTTATTTTATGAAAATTCGTATCATAGATTCTGGAATAGGTTCTGCAGAAGCCCATATGGCAAAAGATAAAGCTTTGCTAGAAGGGCTTAAAGAAGGAGAGGTGATCCTACATCTCTATGAGTGGGAAAATCCTTTGTCTATGACCTATGGATATTTCATGCGTCCGGAAAAAATCCTTGTTAAAGAGGCTTTCTCCTTAGGATTAGATATGTCGCGACGCCCTACAGGAGGGGGATTTGTTTTCCATCATGGAGATTATGCTTTTTCTTTATTGATGTCTTCTTCGTATCCTGGATATTCCTCTGAGGTTTTGGCAAATTATTGTAGAGTAAATTCTTTAGTTCTTAAAGTGTTTCATAAAGTGTTTCGTGTGCAGGGAGCTTTAGCTAAAGAAGAAGAGCTTTGCTGTCGCAGGGTTTCTGAGAACTTTTGCATGGCAAAAACCTCGAAATATGATGTTTTGTTGGGAGGAAAAAAGATCGGAGGAGCTGCTCAAAGAAAAGTTTCCCAAGGATTTTTACATCAAGGATCCTTGTTTTTATCTGGAAGCTCTCGAGAGTTTTATGAAAAGTTTTTACTTCCAGAGATTTTAGATGAGATTACCCAAGAGATAGATGCTCATGCATTTTTCCCTTTAGGTATGGACGTATCTTTACAAGAGCTTCATAGGGCTAGAGGGGAGATTAAAGAAACGTTTATCCATATATTTTGTCATGAGGGGTTATGAGGAAGGTTTATCTGCTTTTAGCATTAATATTAGTAGGTGCTCTTCCTGGGCATGTGTGTGCGAAGGAGATCTCTGTTTCTGGAGAAGAGCCTGTGAAGGTATTAGTCCACGATCATGGGCTTGAAGCATTCCAGATGTTTATGCAATGCATAGATTCTGCAAATTCCTATGTTGAGCTCTGTCCTTGTATGACGGGGGGGAACTTACTTAAGGAAATGCTTACGCGCCTAGATAAGCGTATGCACCAAGCGCCTTTATTAAAGACCTATTTGATTATCCAGCCGACGTTTATTGATAGCGAGGATCGTCGTATTCTTGCTGAGATGAAGGAGTCGTGGCCTGAGAGGTTTTTCTACGTATACACAGGATGTCCTTCTTCTACGAATGTCTTAAAGCCCAATGTCATGGAAATGCATGTGAAGCTTTCTTTAGTGGATGGGAAATATTTTATTTTAGGAGGAAGCAATTTTGAAGATTTTATGTGTACTCCTGGAGATGTAGATCCTGAAGATACGGATTCTCCAAGGATTATTGTAAGTGGGATTCGCAGGCCATTAGCGTTTCGGGATCAAGATGTAACTCTATGTTCTGTAAGTTTAGGAAAGATGTTGCGGGAAGAGTTTCATAAATACTTCCGTATGTGGGAGTATTATGCTGAGCATTTTTGGTTTCAGGAGAATCTTGAGGAATTTTCTGGAAAGGTTCCAGAAATGCCTGAGGAAGTTTTAGAAGCTACATGTTTAGCGTTTGATGAACATCCTGATGTAGTTTCTGTAAAGCCTTCGCAAGTGCGAGTGATTTTCGGCGGTCCTCACGAGGGACAACCGAATGCAATTACTCAGGAGTTTGTCCGGTTAATACGTTCTGCTCGTTCTTCTTTGCATATTGCCCAAATGTATTTTGTCCCTAAAAAAGAGATCATCCAGGGGCTTATTCATGCTGTTGGCAAACAAGGTGTCCGTTTAGAGGTAATCACCAATGGATGTCATGAATTGAGCCCCAGCATGACAGAAGCCTATGCATGGGGAAATCGGATGAACTACTTTGCTGTGAGCTTTGGAGAGCACACTTCCCTATGGAAAAAGTCGTTTTGGCAAGGGAAAAAGCCTAATGCTCTTGCTTCCTTTTATGAGTTTGCTATTCGTGAAACTCAGCTGCATAAGAAATGTATGATTGTTGATGGCGCGACATTCGCAATTGGAAGTTACAATTTCGGCATGAAAAGTGATGAGTTTGATTACGAGAGCTTAGTCGTAATCGAGTCAGAAGAAGTGGCTAAGAAAGCTCTGAAAGTTTTCGAGAAGGACCGTACATTGTCTAGGAAAGTTTCAGAAGCAGAAATTTTTTCGTGGTATTTTCACCCCTTACACCATGTTATTGGCCACCTTCAGTTAAACTTCATGCCGTTTTAATCTTCTCTTGCTTTAGGGGAACCTTTATCAAGAATTTTTATATAAAGTTCGTTACATAGGAGTGGGATCCCCCTTGGTTTTTTTATTGACGATTGTTTACACTGGGACTTCATGAATCTCCATAATAGGGGGAGTCCTTGTTAGGATTTTTTTATAAGCATCAGAAAAAGTTTATCGGTGTTGTTATTGCTGTTGTGTGTATCTCTGGTCTTGGTATCGGCTGGGGACGCCATTCCGGAAGTGAGAGACACGGGGGATCTCGGAAGGTAGTTTTTACCACAGCGTCTGGGAGAAAAATTCGAGAGAGTGAGTTTTTTGCATTTAAGAAATTTTTTATTCATGAGGCGTATCCCTTTACAGGAAATCCCTATGAGTGGAACTTTTTGAATGAAGGGTTGCTTACGGAGCGGTTTTTAACAACAAAGCTCGGAGAACAGCTGTTCCTTAAAGTCTATTCCCAAGGGTTTCCGGCTTTTTTAAAGGAAAAAACTTATCAGCCGTATCGGCGTTTTGATGCTCCCTTTATTTCTGCAGAGGAAATATGGAAATCCTCAGCACCACACTTGCTAGAGGCATTGCATACATTTCAAGCTCTTGAAAATCCTGTAAGTTCTGAAGGGTTTGCAGCGCGCATAAGGTTATTCCTAGAAGAAAGAAAGTTTCCTCATTATGTACTCAAGCAGATGCTGGAGTATCGCAGGCAGTTATTTTCCCTTCCTCAGGATCATGCGTTAGCTCAAGGGAAGGACTTGCGTTTGTTTAGTTACGGCAACCTCCAAGATTGGCTGGGGGAAGCGTATATTTCTGCTGCTGTTGAGGCATTACTGCGACTTGTGGATGAAAAGAAGAGAGAGATGACCTATCCTTCTGTGCAGGAGGCCCGAGAGGATTTCTATGATAAGGCACAGCAGGCCTTTACAAAGCTCCATAAGCATGCAAAGCTTGCAATAAGCTTTGATCAGTTTGTCGCGTCCTATTTTCGTTTTTTAGGGGTTTCTGAAGGGCAATTCTTCAAAATGTACCGTGATATCCTTTTGTGTAGAAGAGCTTTTTTGCAGATGCAAGGAAGCGTTTCTTTTGATTATTTCCCTTTGGGAGGGTTTTTTGCTATGGGGAGGGATACTTCCCATGTGGAGATCTTCCGCCTTCCTAGGGAGTTACAATTTAAGACACAAAAAGAACTTGAGGCTTTCGAGACGTATTTGCATCTTGTAGGTGCACCGTTGAAAGATCCTCTTGGTATTCCACATTTTTCCTTGCCAATACAAGAAATCAAAGCAAAGGAGCCGAGGTTGGTAGGAAGGCGGTTTTCATTAAGCTACCGCTCAATAGCGCTACGTGATCTTGAAGCTTCTGTTCCGATGATGGAGGTCTTTCAGTGGCAGCAAAATCCCGAGCATTTCCAGGAAATCCTTCGTGAATTTGTCCAAGCGGAAACATGTAGTTCCTACAAGGATTTTCAAAAGCTTAAGCCTTCTATAAAGGATAAGATTTGTGCATTTACGCGAAAAGCGATCTTACGTGCACATCCTGAAAGAATAAAGGCTGGGCTTAATCAGCGCCCTCTGGAAACTCGGGAGATCTTTTTGTCTGCAGGGAAAGATAGTGTTCTTGATGGTATTATTGAAGGGGAAAAGCTTGCTCAGCTTCTTTATGAAAATGAAACTCTAGAGCTGTATAGTCAAGATAAGGAGAGGTACTATGCCTTTCATGTAGAGATGAGTTTCGCAGAAGAAGAGGTTCTTCCCTATCGTGAAGTCTTGAAAAAGGGATTAGCAGAAATATTAGCTTCAACGCATAAGATCCCCTCAAAGATTGCGAGTGTGATTGCGGAATTGCGAATACGCTATCCTCAAGAAGAAGAGGGACCAGCCTTTTGGCAAAGGCGCTGTGAGAAATTGCTCGAAGAGCATAGGACGGGGACATATCAGGCAGGTTCCTTGCCCTGGAATTTAGAGAAAAGTACTAAGAGTTTGTCCCGTGGGAATCAGAATCTTCCTTTGCCTTTTGAGGAGCTCTCTAAGCTTGAGCTTGGGAAGCTCTCCAAGATTACTAGGGATCTCGAAGGGCTATATTATTACCAATGTTTATCTCATAATGTTTGTGATTCCCCTGCTGGGGTAGAAAAACTCTTTTTATTAAAGAGCCAACTAGATGAGGAGCTGATAGGAAATTCCTTGCAGCGGTTTATAGAATAAGGAGTGAAGGAAATGTTGTTCTCTGACTATCACGTATGGATTCTTCCTATGCATTCTGATGTTGTACGCCTGGGGTTAACAGAAGAAATGCAAAAAAACCTTGGGCAGATCCTCCATGTAGACTTACCTTCTGTAGGAAGACGCTGTGAAGAAGGAGAAATCCTCGTGGTTATGGAGTCCTCAAAGTCCGCTATTGAAGTCCTTAGCCCCGTCTCTGGAGAGATTCTTCAAGTAAATCAGGAGTTAATCCAAGATACTTCATTACTAAACTCCTCTCCTGAAGAAGAGGGTTGGTTTGTTGTTTTACGTTTAAATGAACCTCTTGATGATGGGAGATTTTCAAAAAAAACTCTCTGAAAGGTTTTTCTTAAAAAATTCCTTTGCTTTCTATCAGTTTTTACAATGAAAGTTTTAATTTTTTCTTTAAGAACGGGATTTTTAATTTAGATAGGGTAGGTTTTTAATTTCTAAACCATTAAAATCTTTCTAATTAAATTAGGGTTTTCAGAATATTCTTATGTCCACAGTCTTCTCGAGTGGCTCCACCATAACACATTTACAAGATCCTGTGTTTATTGCGCGTCGTCTTTGCATAAGGCAGTTATATGCGATTACACTGGCGCTTTCTGCGATTGTGATTGGTTTGTTAACTTGTGGGTTATTTGCTGTTACTTCAGCTCCTATACAACTGCTCATCTGGATAGTTTCTTGTTGTTTGACTCTTGTAGCATGGGCATGCGCTTGTTATCGGTATTTTCTATTGAACTCTATAAGGGTAGTATGGAAGCCTCAGATAGCTGTAAATACCCCTCATGGGAATGGGGAATAGATTATGACAGCAAGTTCACATGAGTGCGTAAGCTTACAAGGAGTAGGGGTAGCGAATCAGCAATATGTAGATTCTCGGGAGCAAGAGTCTTCGTGTACTAGGGTCTTTTATCGTGTGATATCTGTGCTGTTAGCTTTTGCAATGATCTGTATGTTTATGATGGTCTTTTTACGAGTCCCAGGAGGGGCTTGGTTATCTCTTTCCCTTGCTTCCCTGTGTTTATGCTGTGTCTTCGTGTGCTTGGCGATCGTTATTTTACTCCAATGTCCTGAGCCTCTTTCCTTAGGAAGCAAAACCCTCTCGTGCTCGAGAGATTCCCTGAAGTGTTTATGAAACGCCTTTGTTATTTAAAAAAAAGAACTTTAACTTTTGTAAGCTTATCTTTTTTCTAGACTTTGCTTTTTTTAATAAAGAAAGTGTTTCTTCTTGTAGTATAGGTGCTTGCTCTGTTTCTTCTTGGTAAAAAGAGGAGACCTTCTTGGGTTGGGAGATATCTATCCCTGTAAGACCCATAAATGCCATCGCCATGAGTCCTGTAGTGATGAAAGAAATTCCCATTCCCTTTAGGTTTTGGGGAATATTGGAATAGGCAAGCTTTTCTTTTATCGTGGCAAGAAGGACGATCGCTAACCACCATCCGCACCCTGATCCTAAAGAAAAAATCACCATGGGAATAAATGGGTAGTTTCTAGTGATGCCAAAGAGGACACCTCCAAGAATGGCACAGTTCACAGCAATCAGGGGAAGAAAGATCCCCAAGGAAAGATAGAGTTCTCTAGAGACTTTTTCTAGGAAGAGCTCTAGGATCTGTGTAAACGCTGCGATGACGACAATGAAAATAATTAACTCTAGGAAGCTCAGATTTATAGAGGCAAGGGAGGGAGAGATCCAGACTAAAGCTTTGGGTTTTGTAAGAAATTGGTGGATAAACCAGTTTAAACTTCCTGTTATGGTAAGAACAAGAGCTACGGACATTCCCAGGCTATTTGCTGTAGAGACCTTAGAAGAACAGGCTAAGTAGCTGCACATCCCAAGGAAGTTTGAAAGAAGGATATTTTGAATAAACGTTGCTTGAAGGAAAATTCCAAAGATGTTTAGCCAAGTATACTCACCTAACC
This genomic stretch from Chlamydia pecorum E58 harbors:
- a CDS encoding lipoyl protein ligase domain-containing protein, with the translated sequence MKIRIIDSGIGSAEAHMAKDKALLEGLKEGEVILHLYEWENPLSMTYGYFMRPEKILVKEAFSLGLDMSRRPTGGGFVFHHGDYAFSLLMSSSYPGYSSEVLANYCRVNSLVLKVFHKVFRVQGALAKEEELCCRRVSENFCMAKTSKYDVLLGGKKIGGAAQRKVSQGFLHQGSLFLSGSSREFYEKFLLPEILDEITQEIDAHAFFPLGMDVSLQELHRARGEIKETFIHIFCHEGL
- a CDS encoding phospholipase D-like domain-containing protein — its product is MRKVYLLLALILVGALPGHVCAKEISVSGEEPVKVLVHDHGLEAFQMFMQCIDSANSYVELCPCMTGGNLLKEMLTRLDKRMHQAPLLKTYLIIQPTFIDSEDRRILAEMKESWPERFFYVYTGCPSSTNVLKPNVMEMHVKLSLVDGKYFILGGSNFEDFMCTPGDVDPEDTDSPRIIVSGIRRPLAFRDQDVTLCSVSLGKMLREEFHKYFRMWEYYAEHFWFQENLEEFSGKVPEMPEEVLEATCLAFDEHPDVVSVKPSQVRVIFGGPHEGQPNAITQEFVRLIRSARSSLHIAQMYFVPKKEIIQGLIHAVGKQGVRLEVITNGCHELSPSMTEAYAWGNRMNYFAVSFGEHTSLWKKSFWQGKKPNALASFYEFAIRETQLHKKCMIVDGATFAIGSYNFGMKSDEFDYESLVVIESEEVAKKALKVFEKDRTLSRKVSEAEIFSWYFHPLHHVIGHLQLNFMPF
- a CDS encoding glycine cleavage protein H-like protein — encoded protein: MLFSDYHVWILPMHSDVVRLGLTEEMQKNLGQILHVDLPSVGRRCEEGEILVVMESSKSAIEVLSPVSGEILQVNQELIQDTSLLNSSPEEEGWFVVLRLNEPLDDGRFSKKTL
- the nqrE gene encoding NADH:ubiquinone reductase (Na(+)-transporting) subunit E; the protein is MWLGEYTWLNIFGIFLQATFIQNILLSNFLGMCSYLACSSKVSTANSLGMSVALVLTITGSLNWFIHQFLTKPKALVWISPSLASINLSFLELIIFIVVIAAFTQILELFLEKVSRELYLSLGIFLPLIAVNCAILGGVLFGITRNYPFIPMVIFSLGSGCGWWLAIVLLATIKEKLAYSNIPQNLKGMGISFITTGLMAMAFMGLTGIDISQPKKVSSFYQEETEQAPILQEETLSLLKKAKSRKKISLQKLKFFFLNNKGVS